A DNA window from Hymenobacter aquaticus contains the following coding sequences:
- a CDS encoding fibronectin type III domain-containing protein: MAADTYLSGAIPLGFSFVFDGAAYTQVKASSNGWLTFNTSGTSNPSSTLAGLTAATRPMVAPLLDDLDGNPAGATGVGSYITTGTAPNRVFTFEWLNWEWRWNASVPVLSFQVKLYEGSNRVEFIYRQESGATNATATLGASIGLAGQGTGSGSYLALSDATAAPTASSTTENTNINTKPATGQVYAFTPAPLAACPQPRNLAVTSFTNTTANVTWSSVGTGTFTIQYGLSGFTPGTSAATTVTSSTNSVTLSGLTPSTGYDFYVTQNCGANGNSVISAVGSFTTRAVGPPNNDECVNAVTLTPEAPGTACSAATSGSVEGSNGTTGLATPVGTADDDVWYKFVATSAVHTVTLTGTGDYVQELLSGSCGALTSVAFSDPNAKTYTGLTPGSTYYVRVYSYGSALPTAANAAFTICVTTTTAPGNDTCANAVTLTPAPANTACTAATNGTVEGAGATTGLATPVGTADDDVWYRFTATSTVHTVTLTGTGDYVQELLSGSCAALTSVGFSDPNVRTYGGLTVGTTYYVRVYSYSSVLPTSAAAAFTICITTSATPGNDLCANAVTLTPGALNAACTAATDGTVEGAGATTGLATPIGTADDDVWYKFVATGASHTITLTGTGNYVQEILSGNCSALTSVGFSDPNERTYNGLTVGATYYVRVYSFGSTLTVAPAANFTICVTTPTVIIPPANDLCANAVTLTPDALNVACTSATNGTVENAGPTAGLATPTGTADDDVWYKFVATGITHTVTLTGTGDYVQELLGGTCSSLVSVGFSDPNAKTYTGLTVGNTYYVRVYSASATLPTAAAAAFTICVTTPTPILPPANDACTNATTLTPSTSPVCASATAGTLEGSGATAGLAAPVGTADDDVWYKFVATGTSHVVTLTGTGDYVQQLLSGSCGALTSVDYSDPNVKTYTGLTVGGTYYVRVYSYSATVPTAANAAFTICVTSLPANDDPCGAISVPVVAGCTSPTQGSNAGATTTTPSGYTNPGCGIATSPIDVWYKFTTAATGAASTAVSVVVNGTPAGQVRVFSAASCAGPFTQVGCKFNASTGGAGTLDLTNLTANTTYYVFVSGYSSSDATGPFTICVTPPATCAAPTGLAASGVTQNSATLGWTVSGGTGPFTVEYGVFGFIPGSAQGTVVTSTTTSLTLTSLNPGTPYQFFVTQNCGGTAGNSVRSGPASFTTLSPPPANDECATATSVAVQLGSTCTNRIVGTNAGATSSPNIPAPGCSSYLGGDVWYRVVVPVTGNIVASTDSVAGSSITDTGMAIYSGTCGALTLVECDDDDGDGNFSMIDLSNRTPGEVLYIRIFEYGNNVFGRFKLCVRSNTNCPAPVGLNASNVLSNSARLNWAVTDPIAGATFNVEYGPQGFTPGSAAGTRLTGITGTFVDVTGLQGNKEYCYYVSQNCGNSGATAGTSGPAGPVCFTTPAAPPVNNDVCGAITLPLNSNSCTPVTASNLGATTTTPSGYVNPGCTTSNAPKDVWFVMTTSANLNTAAGVQITTTGGPAGQVRIFTAASCSTALTQVACRASAGNNQTVGSFTANLLPNTRYYLMVAGWGSNDATGDFTICAQQSILSNAKDLPGGEVSVFPNPSNTGSVTLRIRGAEQTKQVQATLLNALGQQVLAQNLAVQAGAVEAPLSVRGLATGIYTLRVKVGDYTITRRVVLE, from the coding sequence ATGGCTGCCGATACATACCTGTCAGGAGCTATTCCATTAGGATTTAGCTTCGTTTTTGACGGAGCTGCCTATACCCAGGTTAAAGCTTCTTCCAATGGCTGGCTGACCTTTAATACCAGCGGTACCAGCAACCCCTCCTCGACGCTGGCGGGCCTGACGGCGGCCACCCGGCCCATGGTGGCCCCGCTGCTCGACGACCTGGACGGCAACCCCGCCGGGGCGACGGGTGTCGGCTCATACATCACGACCGGCACGGCACCCAACCGCGTATTCACCTTTGAATGGCTGAACTGGGAATGGCGCTGGAATGCCAGCGTGCCGGTATTGTCCTTCCAGGTAAAGCTCTACGAAGGCTCCAACCGCGTAGAGTTCATCTACCGTCAGGAGTCGGGGGCTACTAACGCTACTGCTACGTTGGGAGCTTCCATCGGCTTGGCTGGCCAAGGCACGGGCAGCGGCTCGTACCTGGCTTTGAGCGACGCTACGGCTGCTCCCACGGCCAGCTCCACTACCGAAAACACCAACATCAACACCAAGCCCGCTACCGGCCAGGTGTATGCCTTCACGCCGGCTCCCTTGGCCGCCTGCCCGCAGCCGCGTAATCTGGCTGTAACCTCGTTCACTAACACGACGGCCAACGTAACCTGGTCGTCAGTTGGCACGGGTACGTTCACCATCCAGTACGGCTTATCGGGCTTTACGCCCGGCACCAGCGCGGCGACTACCGTTACGTCTTCGACCAACTCGGTAACGCTGTCGGGCCTGACGCCCAGCACTGGCTACGACTTCTACGTAACGCAAAACTGCGGGGCCAATGGCAACAGCGTGATTAGCGCCGTGGGCTCGTTTACGACGCGCGCCGTGGGTCCTCCCAACAACGATGAGTGCGTCAATGCCGTAACGCTGACCCCGGAAGCGCCTGGTACCGCCTGCTCGGCAGCTACCAGCGGCTCGGTAGAGGGTTCTAACGGCACGACTGGTCTGGCTACGCCCGTGGGCACGGCTGACGACGACGTGTGGTACAAGTTCGTGGCCACCAGTGCCGTACACACCGTCACGCTGACCGGCACGGGCGACTACGTGCAGGAACTGCTCTCGGGCAGCTGCGGGGCTTTGACCTCGGTTGCTTTCTCTGACCCCAACGCCAAGACCTACACTGGCCTCACGCCGGGCAGCACCTATTACGTGCGCGTGTACTCCTACGGCTCGGCGCTGCCGACCGCGGCCAATGCCGCCTTCACCATCTGCGTGACCACGACGACGGCTCCCGGCAACGACACCTGCGCCAACGCCGTGACGCTGACCCCGGCCCCGGCCAACACCGCCTGCACGGCTGCCACCAACGGTACCGTGGAAGGTGCCGGCGCTACGACCGGCCTGGCGACTCCCGTCGGCACGGCCGATGACGACGTATGGTACCGCTTCACGGCTACCAGCACCGTACACACCGTAACCCTGACCGGCACGGGCGACTACGTGCAGGAGCTGCTGTCGGGTAGCTGCGCGGCGCTGACCTCGGTCGGTTTCTCCGACCCCAACGTAAGAACCTACGGTGGGCTGACCGTAGGGACAACCTATTACGTGCGCGTGTACTCCTACAGCTCGGTGCTGCCAACCAGCGCCGCCGCCGCTTTCACCATCTGCATTACCACTTCCGCTACGCCCGGCAACGACCTCTGCGCTAATGCCGTGACGCTGACGCCAGGGGCTTTGAACGCGGCTTGCACCGCGGCTACCGATGGTACGGTGGAAGGTGCCGGGGCCACGACCGGCCTGGCTACCCCCATTGGCACCGCCGACGACGACGTCTGGTATAAGTTTGTCGCCACCGGCGCCAGCCACACCATCACGCTGACCGGCACGGGCAACTACGTGCAGGAAATTCTGTCGGGCAACTGCAGCGCCTTGACGTCGGTGGGCTTCTCGGACCCCAACGAGCGGACGTACAACGGTCTGACGGTGGGGGCCACGTATTACGTGCGCGTGTATTCGTTCGGCTCCACGCTGACCGTTGCGCCGGCCGCTAACTTCACGATCTGCGTAACCACGCCGACCGTTATTATCCCGCCGGCCAACGACCTCTGCGCCAATGCCGTGACGCTGACGCCGGACGCTTTGAACGTAGCCTGCACCTCGGCCACCAATGGTACTGTCGAAAATGCGGGTCCCACGGCGGGCCTGGCCACGCCCACCGGCACGGCCGATGATGACGTGTGGTACAAGTTCGTGGCTACCGGCATTACACACACCGTGACCTTGACCGGCACGGGCGACTACGTGCAGGAACTGCTCGGGGGCACCTGCTCGTCTCTGGTTTCGGTCGGCTTCTCCGACCCCAATGCCAAGACCTATACGGGCCTGACGGTGGGCAACACCTACTACGTGCGCGTGTACTCGGCCAGTGCTACGCTGCCGACTGCCGCCGCCGCTGCCTTCACCATCTGCGTAACTACGCCGACGCCCATTCTGCCCCCGGCCAACGACGCCTGCACCAACGCTACTACGCTCACGCCAAGCACTAGCCCCGTTTGCGCCAGCGCCACTGCCGGTACGCTGGAAGGCTCGGGTGCCACGGCGGGCCTGGCGGCGCCCGTGGGCACGGCCGATGACGACGTATGGTACAAGTTCGTGGCTACCGGTACGTCACACGTTGTGACGCTGACCGGCACGGGCGACTACGTGCAGCAACTGCTCTCGGGTAGCTGCGGCGCTTTGACTTCGGTCGATTACTCGGACCCCAATGTAAAGACCTACACCGGTCTGACGGTGGGCGGCACCTACTACGTACGGGTATACTCCTATAGTGCTACCGTGCCAACGGCCGCTAATGCTGCCTTCACCATCTGCGTTACTTCGCTGCCCGCCAACGACGACCCTTGCGGCGCCATCAGCGTGCCGGTAGTAGCGGGTTGCACCTCGCCCACGCAGGGCTCCAACGCCGGCGCGACCACCACGACGCCGAGCGGCTACACCAACCCCGGGTGCGGTATTGCCACCTCGCCCATCGATGTATGGTATAAGTTTACGACTGCCGCTACGGGCGCGGCCAGCACCGCCGTTAGCGTGGTGGTAAATGGCACGCCTGCGGGTCAGGTGCGGGTATTCTCGGCCGCTAGCTGCGCTGGTCCGTTCACTCAGGTTGGCTGTAAGTTCAACGCCAGCACCGGCGGGGCCGGTACGCTGGACCTGACCAATCTGACGGCCAACACCACGTACTACGTATTCGTCTCGGGCTACAGCTCGTCTGACGCCACGGGTCCGTTCACCATTTGCGTAACGCCGCCGGCTACCTGCGCCGCGCCCACGGGCCTGGCGGCCTCTGGCGTAACCCAGAACTCGGCGACGCTGGGCTGGACGGTTTCGGGAGGCACTGGTCCGTTCACCGTTGAGTATGGTGTATTCGGCTTCATTCCCGGCTCGGCTCAGGGTACGGTCGTAACGTCGACCACCACTTCGCTGACCCTGACTTCGCTGAATCCTGGCACGCCTTACCAGTTCTTCGTGACGCAGAACTGCGGGGGCACCGCCGGTAACAGCGTCCGTTCGGGCCCGGCTTCCTTCACGACCCTGTCGCCCCCGCCGGCTAACGACGAGTGTGCCACGGCCACCAGCGTTGCCGTGCAGCTGGGCAGCACCTGCACCAACCGCATTGTTGGTACCAACGCAGGCGCTACCTCCTCGCCGAACATTCCGGCTCCGGGTTGCTCCAGCTACCTCGGCGGCGACGTATGGTACCGCGTAGTAGTGCCCGTTACGGGCAACATCGTGGCCTCTACCGACTCGGTAGCCGGCAGCTCCATCACCGATACGGGGATGGCCATCTACTCCGGCACCTGCGGCGCCCTGACGCTGGTGGAGTGCGACGACGACGACGGCGACGGCAACTTCTCGATGATTGACCTCAGCAACCGCACCCCCGGCGAAGTACTCTACATCCGCATATTTGAGTACGGCAACAACGTATTTGGCCGCTTCAAGCTGTGCGTGCGCTCGAATACGAACTGCCCGGCTCCGGTCGGCCTGAACGCTTCGAACGTGCTGTCGAACAGTGCCCGCCTGAACTGGGCCGTCACCGACCCGATTGCCGGCGCCACGTTCAACGTGGAATACGGTCCGCAGGGCTTCACGCCCGGCTCGGCCGCCGGCACCCGCCTGACGGGTATCACCGGTACGTTCGTGGATGTGACGGGCTTGCAGGGCAACAAGGAGTACTGCTACTACGTGTCGCAGAACTGCGGCAACAGCGGCGCCACGGCCGGCACCAGCGGCCCCGCCGGTCCGGTGTGCTTCACCACGCCAGCGGCCCCGCCGGTCAACAACGACGTGTGCGGTGCTATTACGCTGCCGCTGAACAGCAACAGCTGCACGCCGGTTACGGCCAGCAACCTGGGCGCTACCACCACTACGCCCAGTGGCTACGTAAACCCCGGCTGCACCACGTCGAACGCGCCAAAAGACGTGTGGTTTGTAATGACTACTTCCGCTAACCTGAATACGGCCGCGGGCGTGCAGATTACAACCACGGGTGGCCCGGCCGGTCAGGTCCGGATCTTCACCGCGGCTTCGTGCTCTACGGCTCTGACCCAGGTGGCTTGCCGCGCCAGCGCCGGCAACAACCAGACGGTGGGCTCGTTCACGGCCAACCTGCTGCCCAACACGAGGTACTACCTGATGGTAGCGGGCTGGGGCTCGAACGATGCCACCGGCGACTTTACCATCTGCGCGCAGCAAAGCATCCTGAGCAATGCCAAAGACCTGCCCGGTGGCGAGGTAAGCGTATTCCCGAACCCCAGCAACACGGGCTCCGTGACGCTGCGCATCCGGGGCGCTGAGCAAACCAAGCAGGTGCAGGCTACCTTGCTGAACGCCCTGGGCCAGCAGGTACTGGCGCAGAATCTGGCCGTGCAGGCCGGGGCCGTCGAGGCTCCGCTGTCGGTGCGCGGTCTGGCGACGGGTATCTACACGCTGCGGGTGAAAGTAGGCGACTACACTATCACCCGGCGAGTAGTACTGGAGTAG
- a CDS encoding PQQ-dependent sugar dehydrogenase, with translation MKRFATLLAAGALLAAAAPARAQTTTFLVGATTVSVTPLTTNLAVPWELIWGPDNFIWMTERGGRISRVNPTTGEVRPLLTVPDVTQTGESGLLGMVLHPDFPATPYLYIVYNYTDGGVLKEKLVRYSFSVATNSLSAPLVLLGNITAATTHSGSRLLILPDRTLLMTTGDAQLQSEAQNRGSLNGKVLRLNLDGSVPANNPTPGSLVYTLGHRNPQGLVRATSGRVYSSEHGPNNDDEINLIEAGRNYGWPNVEGLCNLPAEQTFCAANNVREPLRVWTPTIATAGLAYYDSPAIPEWRNSLLMVTLKAAQLVQMPLNTAGDAIATDNGYLNTFGRLRSICVSPQGKIYIGTSNRDGRATPGATDDRILLLENRAYLPAATASASPTLRLSLWPNPAQGSVMLRLPVAATAAGHTMVLDALGRVVQTTPLAAGQKEQQLSLRDLAPGLYAVRAQTGSATYTQQLVVR, from the coding sequence ATGAAACGTTTTGCTACCCTCCTGGCCGCCGGCGCCCTGCTGGCTGCTGCCGCGCCGGCCCGGGCCCAAACCACTACCTTCCTGGTAGGAGCCACCACGGTTTCCGTCACGCCGCTCACCACCAACCTGGCCGTGCCGTGGGAGCTGATCTGGGGACCCGACAACTTTATCTGGATGACGGAGCGGGGCGGGCGCATCAGCCGCGTAAACCCCACGACGGGCGAAGTACGGCCCCTGCTGACGGTGCCCGACGTGACGCAAACCGGGGAAAGCGGCCTGCTGGGCATGGTCCTCCACCCCGACTTTCCGGCCACGCCCTACCTCTACATCGTGTACAACTACACCGACGGCGGGGTGCTCAAGGAAAAGCTGGTGCGCTACAGCTTCAGCGTAGCCACCAACTCGCTTAGTGCCCCGCTGGTGCTGCTGGGCAACATTACGGCCGCCACCACCCACAGCGGCTCGCGCCTGCTGATTCTGCCCGACCGGACTCTGCTGATGACCACCGGCGACGCGCAGCTGCAATCCGAAGCCCAGAACCGCGGCTCGCTCAACGGCAAGGTTCTGCGCCTGAACCTGGATGGCAGTGTGCCGGCCAACAATCCGACGCCCGGCAGCCTGGTGTACACGCTGGGTCACCGCAACCCGCAGGGCCTGGTGCGGGCCACCAGCGGGCGGGTCTACAGCTCGGAGCACGGGCCCAACAACGACGACGAAATTAACCTGATTGAAGCCGGGCGCAACTACGGCTGGCCCAACGTGGAAGGCCTGTGCAACCTGCCGGCCGAACAAACGTTCTGCGCGGCCAACAACGTGCGGGAGCCCCTGCGCGTCTGGACGCCGACCATTGCTACAGCCGGCCTGGCCTACTACGACTCGCCCGCCATTCCGGAGTGGCGCAACAGCCTGCTGATGGTGACGCTGAAAGCCGCGCAATTGGTGCAGATGCCGCTGAACACGGCCGGCGACGCCATTGCCACCGACAACGGCTACCTCAACACCTTCGGGCGGCTGCGTTCCATCTGCGTGTCGCCCCAGGGCAAAATCTACATCGGCACCAGCAACCGCGACGGGCGGGCCACCCCCGGCGCTACCGACGACCGGATCCTGCTGCTAGAAAACCGCGCTTACCTGCCGGCCGCCACGGCTTCGGCCTCGCCGACGCTCCGGCTCAGCCTGTGGCCCAACCCCGCCCAGGGCTCGGTGATGCTACGGCTGCCGGTGGCGGCCACGGCCGCCGGGCACACGATGGTACTCGACGCCCTGGGCCGCGTGGTGCAAACCACGCCGCTGGCAGCGGGGCAGAAAGAGCAGCAGCTTAGTCTGCGCGACCTGGCCCCCGGTCTCTACGCGGTGCGGGCCCAAACCGGCTCGGCCACCTACACTCAGCAGTTGGTAGTTCGGTAG
- a CDS encoding GNAT family N-acetyltransferase — protein sequence MASFVEHQHPQHFRISTDPGQLDVAAIHRYLSQDSYWALNIPRETVERALAHSLNFGLYAPDGRLAGFARIVSDYATFAWLCDVFVLPEFRGQGLSKWLMECVFAHPDLQGLRRKMLATLDAHGLYTQFGFVPLPTPERFLEVRLPNPYGAPTAN from the coding sequence ATGGCGTCCTTCGTCGAGCACCAGCACCCGCAGCACTTCCGCATCAGCACCGACCCCGGCCAGCTCGACGTGGCGGCCATTCACCGCTACCTGTCCCAGGACTCGTACTGGGCCCTGAATATTCCGCGCGAAACCGTGGAGCGGGCCCTGGCCCATTCCCTCAACTTCGGCCTCTACGCCCCCGACGGCCGCCTGGCCGGCTTTGCCCGCATCGTGTCGGACTACGCCACTTTCGCCTGGCTCTGCGACGTGTTCGTGCTGCCCGAGTTTCGCGGGCAGGGCTTGTCGAAATGGCTGATGGAGTGCGTATTTGCCCACCCCGACCTGCAGGGGCTGCGCCGCAAGATGCTGGCCACCCTCGACGCGCACGGGCTCTACACGCAGTTCGGCTTCGTGCCCCTGCCCACGCCCGAGCGGTTTCTGGAAGTCCGGCTGCCCAATCCCTACGGGGCCCCGACGGCCAACTGA
- a CDS encoding HD domain-containing protein, which translates to MMPITLEARWGQLAARLGLSAALREATYRQLAAAYEASGRHYHSLTHIRKLLETAEQHKELVLDAEVMQLAIWFHDAVYNPLRDDNEARSAGLAQEFMAQTTLPPARRQRVAFLIERTKDHTQPQPAADTDLHFFLDADLQILGAAEADYWQYARQVRQEYRLVPDVLYRRGRRQVLEKLLNSPVLYHTPAFRQRLDAAARRNLRAELRQWEKGGL; encoded by the coding sequence ATGATGCCTATCACTTTAGAAGCCCGCTGGGGGCAGCTGGCCGCCCGACTGGGTCTGTCCGCAGCCCTGCGCGAGGCCACCTACCGCCAGCTGGCGGCCGCCTACGAAGCCTCCGGCCGCCACTACCACTCCCTGACCCACATCCGCAAGCTGCTCGAAACCGCCGAACAGCACAAGGAGTTGGTGCTCGATGCGGAAGTAATGCAGCTGGCCATCTGGTTTCACGACGCGGTGTATAACCCCCTGCGCGACGACAACGAGGCCCGCAGCGCCGGGCTGGCCCAGGAGTTCATGGCCCAAACGACGCTGCCGCCGGCCCGCCGCCAGCGGGTAGCCTTCCTCATCGAGCGCACCAAAGACCACACCCAGCCCCAGCCCGCCGCCGATACCGACCTGCACTTCTTCCTCGATGCCGACCTGCAGATTCTGGGGGCGGCCGAAGCCGACTACTGGCAGTACGCCCGCCAAGTGCGGCAGGAATACCGCCTGGTGCCCGACGTGCTGTACCGCCGCGGCCGGCGGCAGGTGCTGGAAAAGCTGCTGAATAGCCCGGTGCTCTACCACACGCCCGCGTTCCGGCAGCGCCTCGACGCCGCCGCGCGCCGCAACCTGCGGGCCGAGCTCAGGCAGTGGGAAAAGGGCGGCCTGTAG
- a CDS encoding prolyl oligopeptidase family serine peptidase, translating into MRLTSTLPALAWLLPVAAAVAQTQPASSPPTLTVEKIMRDPAQWIGSSPTNVGWSEDGKRIYFYWNPEKARRDSLYSTTPAGGAIRKVSLAEQRSLPTTNGDYDQKYARKVYEKDGDIFLLDLKTGKTRRVTRTAERETDPAFALQGRLISYTRASNLYTWDPATGETVQRTDFRRGSRPGNGAATDKSEKFLRAQQLALFDVIRQRDQDQKARQRLQKAVARLGPKAIWLGQSTVENLQLSPDGRFVTYRLAQEPANEKVAVVPSFVTASGFTEDLSTRTKVGAPQTAYELGIYDIGRDTMFVLGYKELKGLDEQPAYRKDYALPAKAPAPEADKNNPKTSKPATELRRVEPYGPYWSDNGQHAFLVIRAADNKDRWIVSLDPATQKISLLDRQHDDAWINGPGIGYGPGNVGWLPDNQHIWFQSEETGYSHLYTLDVTNGQKKALTSGNFEVQKAQLSRDKKLWYLTANKTHPGEQQFYRMPVGGGTLTQITTMPGASEVTLSPDEKTLAVRYSYTNKPWELYVMDNKPGAKAKQVTSSLTDEFKAYPWRDPEIVTIKARDGADVYARLYRPAKAEAQGPAVIFVHGAGYLQNAHKWWSQYSREYMFHNLLVDKGYTVLDIDYRGSAGYGQAVRTGIYRYMGGKDLTDQVDGAKLLTEKYGVSAQRIGIYGGSYGGFITLMAMFTQPEVFKAGAALRSVTDWAHYNHGYTDNILNEPYNDSIAYARSSPIYYADGLKGALLMCHGMVDTNVHFQDIVRLTQRLIELHKENWELAVYPVEDHGFVEPASWTDEYKRILKLFETNLRPGGPVSGGSSGGN; encoded by the coding sequence ATGCGCCTTACCTCTACCTTGCCCGCGCTGGCGTGGCTGTTGCCCGTCGCCGCCGCGGTGGCCCAAACCCAGCCCGCTTCGTCGCCCCCGACCCTCACGGTCGAAAAAATCATGCGCGACCCGGCGCAGTGGATCGGCAGCTCGCCCACCAACGTGGGCTGGAGCGAAGACGGCAAGCGCATCTATTTCTACTGGAACCCCGAAAAGGCCCGCCGCGACTCGCTCTACTCGACTACGCCCGCCGGCGGGGCCATCCGCAAGGTGAGCCTGGCCGAGCAGCGCAGCCTGCCCACCACCAACGGCGACTACGACCAGAAATACGCCCGCAAGGTGTACGAAAAGGACGGCGACATTTTCCTGCTCGACCTGAAAACCGGCAAAACCCGCCGCGTGACGCGCACCGCCGAGCGGGAAACCGACCCGGCCTTTGCCCTCCAGGGCAGGCTCATTAGCTACACCCGGGCCAGCAACCTCTACACCTGGGACCCCGCCACCGGCGAAACCGTGCAGCGCACCGACTTCCGCCGGGGCAGCCGGCCCGGCAACGGCGCGGCCACCGACAAGTCGGAGAAGTTTCTGCGGGCCCAGCAGCTGGCCCTGTTCGACGTTATCCGGCAGCGCGACCAGGACCAGAAGGCCCGGCAGCGTCTGCAAAAGGCCGTGGCCCGGCTGGGCCCCAAGGCCATCTGGCTGGGGCAGAGCACGGTGGAAAACCTGCAGCTCAGCCCCGACGGCCGCTTCGTGACGTACCGCCTGGCCCAGGAGCCGGCCAACGAGAAAGTAGCCGTGGTGCCGAGCTTCGTGACGGCCTCGGGCTTCACCGAAGACCTGTCGACGCGCACGAAGGTGGGCGCCCCGCAAACGGCCTACGAGCTGGGCATCTACGACATCGGGCGCGACACCATGTTTGTGCTGGGCTACAAGGAGCTCAAGGGCCTCGACGAGCAGCCCGCCTACCGCAAAGACTACGCCCTGCCCGCCAAAGCCCCCGCTCCGGAAGCCGATAAGAACAACCCCAAAACCAGCAAGCCCGCCACCGAGCTGCGCCGCGTGGAGCCCTACGGCCCCTACTGGTCCGACAACGGGCAGCACGCCTTCCTCGTCATCCGGGCCGCCGACAACAAGGACCGCTGGATTGTGAGCCTGGACCCGGCCACCCAGAAAATCAGCCTGCTCGACCGGCAGCACGACGACGCCTGGATCAACGGACCCGGCATCGGCTACGGGCCCGGCAACGTGGGCTGGCTGCCCGACAACCAGCACATATGGTTTCAGAGCGAGGAAACCGGCTATTCCCACCTCTATACCCTGGACGTGACCAACGGCCAGAAAAAGGCGTTGACCAGCGGCAACTTCGAGGTGCAGAAAGCCCAGCTAAGCCGCGACAAAAAGCTCTGGTACCTGACGGCCAACAAAACCCACCCCGGCGAGCAGCAGTTTTACCGCATGCCCGTGGGCGGCGGCACCCTCACGCAGATTACGACCATGCCCGGGGCCAGTGAAGTGACGTTGTCGCCGGACGAGAAAACCCTGGCCGTGCGCTACAGCTACACCAACAAGCCTTGGGAACTGTACGTGATGGACAACAAGCCCGGCGCTAAGGCCAAGCAGGTTACCAGCTCCCTCACCGACGAGTTTAAGGCCTACCCCTGGCGCGACCCGGAAATCGTGACCATCAAGGCGCGCGACGGGGCCGACGTGTACGCTCGCCTCTACCGCCCGGCCAAAGCCGAAGCCCAGGGCCCGGCCGTTATTTTCGTGCACGGCGCCGGCTACCTCCAGAACGCCCACAAGTGGTGGAGCCAGTACTCGCGCGAGTACATGTTTCACAACCTGCTCGTGGATAAGGGCTACACGGTGCTCGATATTGACTACCGCGGCTCGGCCGGCTACGGGCAGGCCGTGCGTACGGGCATCTACCGCTACATGGGCGGCAAAGACCTCACCGACCAGGTCGACGGGGCCAAGCTACTCACCGAGAAATACGGCGTCAGTGCCCAGCGCATCGGCATCTACGGCGGCTCCTACGGCGGCTTCATCACGCTCATGGCCATGTTTACCCAGCCCGAGGTGTTCAAGGCCGGGGCCGCCCTGCGCTCCGTCACCGACTGGGCCCACTACAACCACGGCTACACCGACAACATCCTCAACGAGCCCTACAACGACAGCATCGCCTACGCCCGCTCGTCGCCCATCTACTACGCCGACGGCCTGAAAGGGGCGCTGCTCATGTGCCACGGCATGGTCGATACCAACGTGCACTTCCAGGACATCGTGCGCCTCACCCAGCGCCTGATTGAGCTGCACAAGGAAAACTGGGAGCTGGCCGTCTACCCCGTCGAAGACCACGGCTTCGTGGAGCCCGCCTCCTGGACCGACGAATACAAGCGCATCCTCAAGCTGTTCGAAACCAACCTGCGGCCCGGGGGCCCGGTATCGGGCGGCAGCAGCGGCGGCAACTAA
- a CDS encoding helix-turn-helix domain-containing protein, with amino-acid sequence MPIIVNLDVMLARRKMSLSTLAGTVNITLANLSILKSGKAKAVRFSTLAAICQALECQPGDLLEHRPDPTDLAPAVNE; translated from the coding sequence ATGCCGATTATCGTAAACCTGGACGTGATGCTGGCCCGGCGCAAAATGTCGCTGAGCACCCTGGCCGGCACCGTCAACATCACGCTGGCCAACCTCTCCATTTTGAAGAGCGGCAAGGCCAAAGCCGTCCGCTTCAGCACGCTGGCCGCCATTTGCCAGGCCCTGGAGTGCCAGCCCGGCGACCTGCTGGAGCACCGCCCCGACCCGACGGATCTTGCGCCGGCGGTGAATGAGTGA
- a CDS encoding DUF2975 domain-containing protein, with protein MAVTYTSLPPFLRLVRWLAAAQYVLSAIAIIFYLAFSFWPPRQDYSMASVTLQVPAPQHGQIGTPGYDSLMASKVPYPYRLVRHSEQVSLKYMERNRGKKVALELLGVLNSAGGRSSLPLIVYSMLTGMLLYRILNEMQIESPFTEKNARRIRWLALLMVGVDLYQYLARITLAALLPPVPVPGHSGTAAQYMVLDVGPETGAWKFGLVLLVIAAVYQRGVVMAEEAELTV; from the coding sequence ATGGCTGTTACCTATACCTCTCTCCCACCCTTTCTGCGCCTGGTACGGTGGCTGGCGGCGGCTCAGTACGTACTGTCGGCCATTGCCATTATCTTTTACCTGGCTTTCAGCTTCTGGCCCCCGCGCCAAGACTACAGCATGGCCTCCGTGACGCTGCAAGTACCGGCTCCGCAGCACGGGCAGATCGGCACGCCGGGCTACGACTCGCTGATGGCCAGCAAGGTGCCGTATCCGTATCGACTGGTACGCCACAGTGAGCAGGTATCGTTAAAGTACATGGAGCGGAACCGGGGCAAGAAGGTGGCACTGGAACTCCTGGGGGTTTTGAACTCGGCGGGGGGGCGCTCCTCGTTGCCGCTAATCGTGTACTCCATGCTCACGGGCATGCTGCTGTACCGGATTCTGAACGAGATGCAGATTGAGTCGCCCTTCACCGAGAAGAACGCCCGGCGCATCCGCTGGCTGGCCTTGCTGATGGTGGGCGTCGACCTGTATCAATACCTGGCGCGGATAACTTTGGCGGCGCTGCTGCCGCCCGTGCCGGTACCGGGCCACAGCGGCACCGCGGCTCAGTATATGGTGCTGGACGTAGGTCCGGAAACCGGGGCCTGGAAATTCGGCTTAGTTTTGCTGGTCATTGCGGCCGTGTACCAGCGGGGCGTGGTAATGGCCGAGGAAGCCGAACTGACCGTTTGA